From a single Cherax quadricarinatus isolate ZL_2023a chromosome 7, ASM3850222v1, whole genome shotgun sequence genomic region:
- the MCPH1 gene encoding microcephalin isoform X1, whose product MKKHRKEAFQPRTSLQPKNTSNMQDILFNSRIGYSTSTSLVVPETPEMSCPSTSMAAVSTLVSVMETPDEEVLNVVNKDETNASNENHEKSEDVQENDCDENDESDLLYVSPDLNLGRRKKLLSLLESEHSFTKSLQSQKIKNSSMLFRENNVGKKKKLRERVGMLSPVKGRKRLSLADTILPFDLNNSKHCSHKLKGIEKREKSRKSISTPTNSRLTNLNTSQTQSSTKIKNVRQENTQFEKGNNLTIYFDSEDILLTPVSSSQHLIENAVQSIVDGLESQQLVDGNEHKVAMEHQVQESAAATEHDCNLNNNSKKKHNDATPAKLDCSWNNNLKRKNNDSNDTTAKEPAESLPELSSILLGVVAYVEVRMGSDNRSAVIKEQVRALGAEVRERLTAAVTHVIFKDGSKSVFNRAVKSRLHLVSSLWVEACREKRQHVPEALFPSCSIDLYKAPMLPTKLRRLKSMQPKELSEEENLAAARARRRIKTLSSSSTPSSLKSELQFSVPSYSSINEARDSPLFGIGHLLTPQRRKSGSSTSSEEEEINPVSGMPQDINSPLVQRLYKRFISPKCSITERPLRGSIGDKEQGLTLNTSSDDASCESDREISERGRVHNGTLENLECQMTVASDESMNLRLSLMDNSDNNEGGDMPIRLTEMQPKANTRTVNCVQNGKKNAIETVYSKPRRRNRKLVDLSDVNKRLTFETSDCSNNENSLLMDSSLEHCNSVNKPEGCGTINSVPQSLDKCDTIDSVPTRSDRCGRIDKVLPLSSRCVSNHNHKSVENKSPQKRKSTSSEENIALYMKDSNPKRLIGSKQGEYEIATEASEITGRITRSSTNSNSNKLTNNRTSITKNEKQKSVRCRGKRKVNDNTTSEKDTPESSYTYKDKVVDCSIPTNSSQKFNSELSKQAERLSSKDIKCSRDNQFPSVSDSHNNSYFSSSQVRRRKLLSMDVMNPSQELIIPVTPDAREKLTSGPYAELQIKGTRTQRAMLRNQRDRSASIPLPRNHKTKSCNKKLSTEFCSLLERKKYESISEENELNKIDSDTSLSSQNMLHKESTSEDETLYSSGNDSVFQKSKIKPLPRTRRSTEEFEFKNGITPKGGKRDRPKRVKKLSMCITSVHSKEMSILIPIIKKLGSYGVTEHVNSDTSHVVCGAARRTMNLLLGIARGCWIVDVSWLYQSLEMGTWAPEEPFEIFTFAPGAKICREQKQLQGASYKHTLFSGVGGIFVLEGCVPPSDQLQLLLHLCGAVVVSNIRSANLVIGIPTAASGARGNFAQITHVSEKWVLDSIQHHKIHPFHDYSLSPTT is encoded by the exons ATGAAGAAGCACAGAAAAGAAGCGTTTCAACCAAGAACTTCCTTACAGCCCAAAAATACATCTAATATGCAAGATATCCTCTTTAATTCACGTATTGGGTATAGTACTAGCACCTCATTGGTGGTCCCAGAAACACCAGAAATGTCGTGTCCCAGCACTAGCATGGCCGCTGTTTCCACCTTGGTATCGGTAATGGAAACGCCAGACGAAGAGGTGCTAAATGTGGTAAATAAAGATGAAACCAATGCAAGCAATGAAAATCATGAAAAGAGTGAAGATGTACAGGAAAACGATTGTGATGAAAATGATGAATCGGACTTACTTTATGTGTCGCCGGATCTTAACCTCGGCAGAAGAAAGAAACTTTTGTCTTTGTTAGAATCTGAGCATTCCTTCACAAAATCCCTCCAGtcgcaaaaaataaaaaatagctCGATGCTTTTTCGTGAAAATAATGTTGGTAAAAAGAAAAAATTAAGAGAAAGAGTAGGGATGCTTTCTCCTGTGAAAGGACGAAAGAGATTATCACTAGCAGATACTATATTGCCATTTGATCTTAATAATTCAAAGCATTGTTCACACAAACTTAAAGGTATTGAAAAAAGAGAGAAATCGAGGAAGTCTATCAGTACCCCAACAAATTCTAGACTAACAAACTTGAACACATCGCAGACACAGTCAAGcacaaaaattaaaaatgttCGTCAGGAAAATACACAGTTTGAAAAGGGAAATAATTTAACTATATATTTTGATAGTGAGGATATCCTCTTGACTCCAGTCAGCAGCAGTCAGCATTTGATCGAGAATGCTGTGCAGAGTATTGTAGATGGGCTGGAATCGCAGCAGTTAGTTGATGGTAATGAACATAAAGTAGCGATGGAGCATCAAGTGCAGGAaagtgcagcagcaacagaacaTGACTGCAACTTGAATAACAACTCGAAAAAGAAACACAATGATGCAACACCAGCAAAACTTGATTGCAGCTGGAATAACAACCTTAAAAGGAAGAATAATGATAGCAACGATACTACAGCAAAGGAACCTGCAGAATCTCTTCCAGAACTGAGCTCAATTTTATTAG GTGTAGTGGCATATGTGGAGGTACGCATGGGAAGTGACAATCGGTCTGCAGTCATTAAAGAACAAGTGCGAGCTTTGGGGGCAGAGGTGCGGGAAAGGTTAACAGCAGCTGTTACCCATGTTATTTTCAAGGATGGCTCTAAG TCTGTTTTTAATCGAGCTGTGAAGTCTAGGCTACACTTAGTGTCATCACTGTGGGTGGAGGCTTGTCGGGAGAAGCGTCAACATGTACCTGAGGCACTCTTCCCCAGTTGTTCAATTGACCTCTACAAAGCTCCAATGCTTCCCACTAAACTCAGA AGGTTGAAATCTATGCAGCCAAAAGAGCTTTCAGAAGAGGAAAATCTAGCGGCTGCTCGTGCACGTCGCCGGATAAAGACCTTAAGTTCTTCATCGACTCCATCTTCTCTGAAGAGTGAATTGCAATTTTCTGTTCCATCATATAGTTCTATCAATGAG GCTAGAGACTCACCACTGTTTGGCATTGGGCATTTGTTGACCCCACAACGACGGAAGTCTGGGTCCTCGACTTCCAGTGAAGAGGAAGAAATAAACCCAGTATCAGGCATGCCACAAGACATTAACTCCCCACTTGTACAACGCCTCTATAAAAG ATTCATCTCTCCAAAGTGCAGTATCACTGAAAGACCATTAAGAGGTTCCATAGGAGATAAGGAACAAGGTCTCACTCTGAACACCTCTAGTGATGATGCCTCTTGTGAAAGTGATAGAGAGATTTCAGAAAGAGGAAGGGTACATAATGGTACATTAGAAAACCTGGAGTGCCAGATGACAGTTGCTAGTGATGAGAGTATGAACTTGAGGCTAAGTCTGATGGACAACAGTGATAATAATGAAGGAGGAGATATGCCTATAAGATTAACCGAGATGCAACCCAAAGCAAATACAAGAACTGTGAATTGTGTGCAAAATGGGAAGAAAAATGCTATAGAAACAGTGTATAGTAAACCACGTAGAAGGAATAGGAAGCTTGTTGACCTCTCAGATGTAAATAAAAGATTAACATTTGAAACTTCAGATTGTAGCAATAATGAGAACTCATTGCTGATGGATTCCAGCCTTGAGCACTGTAACTCTGTGAACAAACCTGAGGGTTGTGGTACAATAAATAGTGTGCCACAAAGCTTAGACAAGTGTGACACAATAGACAGCGTGCCAACAAGGTCAGACAGATGtggcagaatagacaaggtgttgCCACTGTCAAGTCGATGTGTTTCAAACCATAATCATAAGAGTGTTGAAAATAAGTCTCCACAGAAAAGGAAATCTACATCATCAGAAGAAAATATAGCATTATACATGAAGGACTCAAATCCCAAACGATTAATTGGTTCAAAACAAGGCGAATATGAAATAGCTACTGAAGCATCTGAAATAACAGGTAGAATTACTAGATCCAGCACAAATTCTAACAGTAATAAATTAACTAATAACAGAACTTCAATTACAAAAAATGAGAAACAAAAATCAGTAAGATGCAGAGGAAAACGAAAAGTTAATGATAATACAACCTCGGAGAAAGACACTCCCGAATCATCATACACATACAAGGATAAAGTAGTAGACTGTAGTATTCCCACAAACAGCAGTCAAAAATTTAATAGCGAATTGAGTAAACAAGCAGAGAGGTTATCGAGTAAAGATATAAAATGCTCGAGGGATAACCAGTTTCCTTCTGTATCAGACTCGCATAATAATTCGTATTTCAGCTCCTCACAAGTTCGCAGAAGAAAGCTACTCAGTATGGATGTTATGAATCCCTCTCAAGAACTTATAATACCTGTTACTCCAGATGCTCGTGAAAAACTTACATCGGGACCATACGCTGAACTACAGATTAAAGGCACCAGAACACAGCGAGCAATGCTGAGGAATCAGAGAGATAGAAGTGCGTCTATACCACTGCCACGTAACCACAAGACTAAATCTTGTAATAAAAAGTTATCTACTGAATTTTGCTCTTTATTAGAAAGGAAAAAATATGAGTCTATATCAGAAGAAAATGAGTTAAATAAAATAGATTCAGACACTTCATTGTCATCTCAAAATATGTTACATAAAGAATCTACATCAGAGGATGAAACACTTTATAGCTCTGGGAATGATAGTGTGTTTCAGAAGTCAAAAATCAAACCACTTCCACGAACTAGAAGATCAACGGAAGAATTTGAGTTTAAGAACGGCATAACACCAAAGGGAGGGAAGCGAGATAGACCAAAACGTGTCAAGAAATTGTCAATGTGCATCACAAGTGTACATTCCAA AGAAATGAGTATCCTCATTCCAATAATCAAGAAACTTGGAAGTTATGGTGTAACTGAACACGTGAACAGCGACACATCACATGTAGTGTGCGGAGCAGCCAGACGCACGATGAATCTCTTGCTTGGCATAGCGAGGGGATGTTGGATTGTCGATGTATCTTGGCTATATCAGTCCTTGGAAATGGGAACTTGGGCCCCTGAGGAACCTTTTGAAATATTTACATTTGCCCCAGGAGCTAAG
- the MCPH1 gene encoding uncharacterized protein MCPH1 isoform X2 has translation MKKHRKEAFQPRTSLQPKNTSNMQDILFNSRIGYSTSTSLVVPETPEMSCPSTSMAAVSTLVSVMETPDEEVLNVVNKDETNASNENHEKSEDVQENDCDENDESDLLYVSPDLNLGRRKKLLSLLESEHSFTKSLQSQKIKNSSMLFRENNVGKKKKLRERVGMLSPVKGRKRLSLADTILPFDLNNSKHCSHKLKGIEKREKSRKSISTPTNSRLTNLNTSQTQSSTKIKNVRQENTQFEKGNNLTIYFDSEDILLTPVSSSQHLIENAVQSIVDGLESQQLVDGNEHKVAMEHQVQESAAATEHDCNLNNNSKKKHNDATPAKLDCSWNNNLKRKNNDSNDTTAKEPAESLPELSSILLGVVAYVEVRMGSDNRSAVIKEQVRALGAEVRERLTAAVTHVIFKDGSKSVFNRAVKSRLHLVSSLWVEACREKRQHVPEALFPSCSIDLYKAPMLPTKLRRLKSMQPKELSEEENLAAARARRRIKTLSSSSTPSSLKSELQFSVPSYSSINEARDSPLFGIGHLLTPQRRKSGSSTSSEEEEINPVSGMPQDINSPLVQRLYKRFISPKCSITERPLRGSIGDKEQGLTLNTSSDDASCESDREISERGRVHNGTLENLECQMTVASDESMNLRLSLMDNSDNNEGGDMPIRLTEMQPKANTRTVNCVQNGKKNAIETVYSKPRRRNRKLVDLSDVNKRLTFETSDCSNNENSLLMDSSLEHCNSVNKPEGCGTINSVPQSLDKCDTIDSVPTRSDRCGRIDKVLPLSSRCVSNHNHKSVENKSPQKRKSTSSEENIALYMKDSNPKRLIGSKQGEYEIATEASEITGRITRSSTNSNSNKLTNNRTSITKNEKQKSVRCRGKRKVNDNTTSEKDTPESSYTYKDKVVDCSIPTNSSQKFNSELSKQAERLSSKDIKCSRDNQFPSVSDSHNNSYFSSSQVRRRKLLSMDVMNPSQELIIPVTPDAREKLTSGPYAELQIKGTRTQRAMLRNQRDRSASIPLPRNHKTKSCNKKLSTEFCSLLERKKYESISEENELNKIDSDTSLSSQNMLHKESTSEDETLYSSGNDSVFQKSKIKPLPRTRRSTEEFEFKNGITPKGGKRDRPKRVKKLSMCITSVHSN, from the exons ATGAAGAAGCACAGAAAAGAAGCGTTTCAACCAAGAACTTCCTTACAGCCCAAAAATACATCTAATATGCAAGATATCCTCTTTAATTCACGTATTGGGTATAGTACTAGCACCTCATTGGTGGTCCCAGAAACACCAGAAATGTCGTGTCCCAGCACTAGCATGGCCGCTGTTTCCACCTTGGTATCGGTAATGGAAACGCCAGACGAAGAGGTGCTAAATGTGGTAAATAAAGATGAAACCAATGCAAGCAATGAAAATCATGAAAAGAGTGAAGATGTACAGGAAAACGATTGTGATGAAAATGATGAATCGGACTTACTTTATGTGTCGCCGGATCTTAACCTCGGCAGAAGAAAGAAACTTTTGTCTTTGTTAGAATCTGAGCATTCCTTCACAAAATCCCTCCAGtcgcaaaaaataaaaaatagctCGATGCTTTTTCGTGAAAATAATGTTGGTAAAAAGAAAAAATTAAGAGAAAGAGTAGGGATGCTTTCTCCTGTGAAAGGACGAAAGAGATTATCACTAGCAGATACTATATTGCCATTTGATCTTAATAATTCAAAGCATTGTTCACACAAACTTAAAGGTATTGAAAAAAGAGAGAAATCGAGGAAGTCTATCAGTACCCCAACAAATTCTAGACTAACAAACTTGAACACATCGCAGACACAGTCAAGcacaaaaattaaaaatgttCGTCAGGAAAATACACAGTTTGAAAAGGGAAATAATTTAACTATATATTTTGATAGTGAGGATATCCTCTTGACTCCAGTCAGCAGCAGTCAGCATTTGATCGAGAATGCTGTGCAGAGTATTGTAGATGGGCTGGAATCGCAGCAGTTAGTTGATGGTAATGAACATAAAGTAGCGATGGAGCATCAAGTGCAGGAaagtgcagcagcaacagaacaTGACTGCAACTTGAATAACAACTCGAAAAAGAAACACAATGATGCAACACCAGCAAAACTTGATTGCAGCTGGAATAACAACCTTAAAAGGAAGAATAATGATAGCAACGATACTACAGCAAAGGAACCTGCAGAATCTCTTCCAGAACTGAGCTCAATTTTATTAG GTGTAGTGGCATATGTGGAGGTACGCATGGGAAGTGACAATCGGTCTGCAGTCATTAAAGAACAAGTGCGAGCTTTGGGGGCAGAGGTGCGGGAAAGGTTAACAGCAGCTGTTACCCATGTTATTTTCAAGGATGGCTCTAAG TCTGTTTTTAATCGAGCTGTGAAGTCTAGGCTACACTTAGTGTCATCACTGTGGGTGGAGGCTTGTCGGGAGAAGCGTCAACATGTACCTGAGGCACTCTTCCCCAGTTGTTCAATTGACCTCTACAAAGCTCCAATGCTTCCCACTAAACTCAGA AGGTTGAAATCTATGCAGCCAAAAGAGCTTTCAGAAGAGGAAAATCTAGCGGCTGCTCGTGCACGTCGCCGGATAAAGACCTTAAGTTCTTCATCGACTCCATCTTCTCTGAAGAGTGAATTGCAATTTTCTGTTCCATCATATAGTTCTATCAATGAG GCTAGAGACTCACCACTGTTTGGCATTGGGCATTTGTTGACCCCACAACGACGGAAGTCTGGGTCCTCGACTTCCAGTGAAGAGGAAGAAATAAACCCAGTATCAGGCATGCCACAAGACATTAACTCCCCACTTGTACAACGCCTCTATAAAAG ATTCATCTCTCCAAAGTGCAGTATCACTGAAAGACCATTAAGAGGTTCCATAGGAGATAAGGAACAAGGTCTCACTCTGAACACCTCTAGTGATGATGCCTCTTGTGAAAGTGATAGAGAGATTTCAGAAAGAGGAAGGGTACATAATGGTACATTAGAAAACCTGGAGTGCCAGATGACAGTTGCTAGTGATGAGAGTATGAACTTGAGGCTAAGTCTGATGGACAACAGTGATAATAATGAAGGAGGAGATATGCCTATAAGATTAACCGAGATGCAACCCAAAGCAAATACAAGAACTGTGAATTGTGTGCAAAATGGGAAGAAAAATGCTATAGAAACAGTGTATAGTAAACCACGTAGAAGGAATAGGAAGCTTGTTGACCTCTCAGATGTAAATAAAAGATTAACATTTGAAACTTCAGATTGTAGCAATAATGAGAACTCATTGCTGATGGATTCCAGCCTTGAGCACTGTAACTCTGTGAACAAACCTGAGGGTTGTGGTACAATAAATAGTGTGCCACAAAGCTTAGACAAGTGTGACACAATAGACAGCGTGCCAACAAGGTCAGACAGATGtggcagaatagacaaggtgttgCCACTGTCAAGTCGATGTGTTTCAAACCATAATCATAAGAGTGTTGAAAATAAGTCTCCACAGAAAAGGAAATCTACATCATCAGAAGAAAATATAGCATTATACATGAAGGACTCAAATCCCAAACGATTAATTGGTTCAAAACAAGGCGAATATGAAATAGCTACTGAAGCATCTGAAATAACAGGTAGAATTACTAGATCCAGCACAAATTCTAACAGTAATAAATTAACTAATAACAGAACTTCAATTACAAAAAATGAGAAACAAAAATCAGTAAGATGCAGAGGAAAACGAAAAGTTAATGATAATACAACCTCGGAGAAAGACACTCCCGAATCATCATACACATACAAGGATAAAGTAGTAGACTGTAGTATTCCCACAAACAGCAGTCAAAAATTTAATAGCGAATTGAGTAAACAAGCAGAGAGGTTATCGAGTAAAGATATAAAATGCTCGAGGGATAACCAGTTTCCTTCTGTATCAGACTCGCATAATAATTCGTATTTCAGCTCCTCACAAGTTCGCAGAAGAAAGCTACTCAGTATGGATGTTATGAATCCCTCTCAAGAACTTATAATACCTGTTACTCCAGATGCTCGTGAAAAACTTACATCGGGACCATACGCTGAACTACAGATTAAAGGCACCAGAACACAGCGAGCAATGCTGAGGAATCAGAGAGATAGAAGTGCGTCTATACCACTGCCACGTAACCACAAGACTAAATCTTGTAATAAAAAGTTATCTACTGAATTTTGCTCTTTATTAGAAAGGAAAAAATATGAGTCTATATCAGAAGAAAATGAGTTAAATAAAATAGATTCAGACACTTCATTGTCATCTCAAAATATGTTACATAAAGAATCTACATCAGAGGATGAAACACTTTATAGCTCTGGGAATGATAGTGTGTTTCAGAAGTCAAAAATCAAACCACTTCCACGAACTAGAAGATCAACGGAAGAATTTGAGTTTAAGAACGGCATAACACCAAAGGGAGGGAAGCGAGATAGACCAAAACGTGTCAAGAAATTGTCAATGTGCATCACAAGTGTACATTCCAA TTAA